The window CGACCCGGCCGAAGACTTCCGCGAACAGCTGGATATCGACTCCATGGACTTGTTGAACTTCATCACTGCCATTCACAAGCAAATGGGGGTCAATATCCCGGAAGCCGATTACCCACAATTGACCAGTCTGAACGCCTGCATCGCCTATGTGGCGGCACGTCTTTGAGCGCGCGGGTGTCGCCAGATGACGTCCCGCCATGTGCAGCGATGGCGTTCAGTCGCAGACTATTTTATAGAGTTTGGAGTCGGCGCTTAGATATTTACAGATCGACCCTTCGGTGGTGACAATCGCCAGTGGCTGTACAGCCAATAGGTTTCCGTATCCGTCCGTGTCTGGTGTGATCGGCGTGATCTCATTGCCCTGCTCATCCCGGACTACAAGTTTAGTGATGACTCGGTCTTTGATGGTGAGTTTCTTGACCGACAGCGAAAAAAGAAATTTTTCTTCATAATCAATGAAGTCGAGTCCTTCAACAAGCGACATTTCGCCGGCGGTTTCGGGTTCGACGACCGACGGCTCTGACGGATCGGCCGGCGACTCGGTAACCTCAGCCACGTCAGTTTTCTCGTGGTCCGTTTCCGAGTCGCCGCAAGCGGTCAGCATCAGTGCCAATGCCAGCGCGACGCCTATTCGAACCCAAGTGGCTCGTAGTTTCATGATTCATTCCTTGCCGTGTCGGTCCGTGGTGGGAAGATTTCGGGCGGTTTTATCGAAAATTCAATGTTAACCGCCCGAACAGGAAGCGCTCCGGATAGAACCACTGGCTTTCCGGGTCCGAATCCTGGAATTGAAAGCGCTCATCCAATAGATTTTTAACGCCCACCGAGAACTCGCCCCGCCGAGCCGGGAGTTGCCAACCGATCGCGGCATCCAGCACCCAGAATTGGCTCTCGCCTCGCTCCCGACGGTCCGGAAATACCAGAAAGTTGCCGCTCTGGCGGGCATGGGTTGCGGTCAGCATGGTCGTGAGGCCACGGGGGTGAAAATAGCGCAACGAGATAGGCCACAGCTGGGTCGTCAGGCGATTGAAGCCGAGATTGGAGATGTCTTCGTCCTGCTCGATCCGCTCGAACAGGTACGAAAGCTTAACCGCCAGTCGATCGGTGGCGGCAAAATAGCCGTAGGCTTGTAGCAGTTCTTCATCGCGGTCGTAGCGCTCGGCGATGCCGGTATTGAGATCGGTCACGGGTACCTCCATGTCGCGACCACTGACCTGAAGCCCGAGGAAACTGCCGCTTCCGAGTTGATGATCTACGCCGGCGCCGTAGCGCCAGGCGCGGGTGCCGGTGAAGTCGTCGAAGAACTGATTGAATCCCGCCACGTGACTGGGCTCGATTGTGCCTTTGGCCACCAAGTCCCGTTGTAGCGTCCGAAATGCGGCGGCGCGAAGTTGGGTGCGGGGTGTGGCCAACCAAGTCACACCCAGTTTGGGATTCGCTTGGCGTGTCCTGAGTCGACCTTCGTCGACGTCGTCGTAACTGAGCCCCGCGGTCAGCGCCCATTGCTCCGTCAATTGATCTTGCCAGTACACATAAAGGTTGTTGTGGTCTGTATCGAAGCTGAGCGACTCGTCAATGAGCAGCTCTTGCGGCCCCAACACGCGCACGATCAGAGGGGCGCCGGAGACGTCCAGAGGCACGGTTTTCGCCGCTTCGTCGAACGCGGCCCGATAGATTCCGGCACCGGTGATCAGACTGCCCCAGTGTGAACGCCAAACGTGCTGGGCCTCGCCTATGACCGGCTTTCCCTCCAACTCAAGCGTGACTTCCAGGTCCACGCCATCGACGAAGAAACGATCGTAAACTTCGACGTCGCGGTTTTGTGTCGCCAGCGAGACAATGGCCTGACGGGCGGGAGTGAAAGCATGCTTCACGCCCAAACGAAGGGTTTCCACTTGTGAGGACTGCCGAAGGTTGGGGCTGATTTGGTCGGGCAAATAGAATTGGGTGATATCGCCTTCGGTTTTTTCCAGGCGGCGGATTTCCAGTTGAACGTCGGTTTGGGCGTTCAACCGGTTTTGGGCGAACAATTCGATGATGTCTTGCTCGCGATCGGCATTGTCGCGAAATCCATCGGTCTCATAGTGATAGTGGCCCAGGTTCGCCGCCCACCGGCCGGAACGAATACCCGCGACAATTTCATCCCCGAAAAGGCCATCCTGTCCGCCGAGAAGGTCGGCATAAAGATACGGACCATCTTGCAGAAACAGTCGGGCGTATTCGTTCGGGCTGGCGCTGGAAGGCCCTAAACCCCGGGTCAGGCGCAAGTCCTCCTGGTTCAACTGGGGTCCGCTGGGTACGGCGTCGAAACCGCGCCACAAGCGGGCCTGCAGCTGTTCAGAGAGCCGGCCCACTTCATGACGCGGCAAGTCGGCAAACGCGGTGGCCAAAAACCGGTGCGCCTCGGCCTGGGTGGGGTCGGCATCGAGCGATCGGACGGCCTGTTGGCGCGCCAATTGGTCGAACCCAAGTTCCTGATAAACCCGTCCCAGGCTGGTGCTGCGCACCGCCAAATCCTCATCCAACATCAGGCGTGAGCGGTAAACACCCCGTCGATCATTGCGCTCGATGGACCCCTGCGCCTCTTCCAGGGCCTGAACAGGCGCGTTCTCAGCGCCTTTGAGAAAGGCCGAATACAGCCAGGGTGTGGGGTCGTTGGGGTCAAGCGTTTTGGCGAGTGCATACTGGGTTTCCGCCAGGGCAACTCGTCCCTGTTCAAAATACGCTTTGCCCAGATAGCTCCTGACCAAGGCGTTGTTGGGCGCCAGGCTGGCGGCGATCTCTAGTTGCCGCCGGCCGTCGGTCAGATCACCCTGGCGGATGCGGGCAAGGCCCAGGCCCAGGCGGGCCAAGGGGTCTGCCGGATCCTGTTCCGTGGCCCGTGCAAAGGCACGTTGGGCACGGTCTGTGTCGAGATTCATCAGGTGTGCAAAGCCCAAGGTTCGGGTCGCCAGGGCCGATTGGGGGTCGTCTGCGGCGGCTTGCTCGGCCAGCGAGACAGCACGGCGCACTTGGCCGTTGGCCAGAGCCAGTTCCGCCACGCGGGCGCGAGCCACGGTGTGATCCGGTGCATGATTCAGGGCGGACTCGGCGGCCTGAGTGGCGCCCGGCAGATCGAATACCGCTTGCCGGGCGTAGGATAGGGCAAGATAGCCCGGCAGTGATGTCGAATCGACGGCGACGGCCTGTTCGGCCCAATTCAATGCTGTCTGCTGCCGGTTTTGCGTGACGGCAATGATCGCCTGCAAGGCCAAGGCGTGGGCTCTCTGTTCATCGGGAGTTGGTGCTGACCGGTCCAATAGGCGGGCCAGATCGGATTCCGCCGCGCCAGCCCGCCCCACGGCCAGGAAAAGAGCGGCGCGATAGAGTATCGCCGCATTCGGCCAGTCCTCCGCTGGCCGGTGTTCGAGAATCTCCAGTGCACGATCGATTTGTCCCACCTTCGCCCAATCGATGGCGCGCTGAAGCGACGACTCCATGCCCGGTTGTTCACCGGGCCAGTCGGCCAGATCGCCCGGCAGCGGGTAGTAGAGCATCCAGTGGACGGCATCCCAGGGCCGGATATCCGTTATCACTGCGGGTGGTGCATCGCCGCGGGCAACAATGGAAGATCCGGCTTGAACAAGCAGGCTGCCCGCTTCGTTGCTGGCTCGAACCCGGCCTTCGAATACGGTGATTCGGGTTTGGTTTTGCGTTGAGTCGATGAGGAATTCGGTGCCGTCGATGGCGGCGTTCACATAGGGGGTGTCGACTTGGAAGTGGTGTTGGACTCGGCTGATGAAATGCACCAATCCCTTCACCACATTCATCCTAAACTCGGCTGAGTTCTCCAGTTCTCCCAGCGAGATGACGGTGTTCGGGCCGAGGCGAAGGATTGTGTGATCCTGTAGTGCCAGTGTCAGGCGGCTGTTGGCGCCGACGTGCAAGGTGTGATTCGGGCATACGTCTACGCCATCGTGAACGACGCCCCATTCAGTGTCGTTCTGAGCACGGATCTTGACGGTGCCCTGGATAGATAGGGCTGTGGCGACCGGTAGCTCGCAGGCCGCCGCTGAGATCGGTGAGACAATCGTCAGCCATATCAGGCAAGCGCTATGCAGTACTCGGCCCGCGCAGCGTCGAGAATCGTTTGAGCGTGTGCAGTGATTTGGCCTCACAACTGTTCCTTGTTGTGTCCGACCTTGGCTGGTGGCGCACTCAAGCACCACCCGAACGCCGGGTGTGTCTTTACTATCCGATATTCAACGGTACAGACCAAGCCTGTTAGCCCGCGAGTGAAATCTCCTGGCCGTGTTCGCTTTCTTCCACCAACCAGGTACGACCCTGCAAATATTGAAGGTAGAACAGGGTGGGGCCGTCGGCATGGTGCGTTTGGGCGATTTCACTGAAACGCTCGAACGCGGTTGCTGAGTCGCCGCTGAGAAAATCCGTCACCGCATGTCCGAAAGATTCGCAAAATTGCTGCCGTTTTTCCCAGCCCGGCTCGCCGACGCGCATGCAGATTTCGAACAGATCCACCGGGTCTGATTTTCCCCGGAGCCGAAAACGTCCCAGCGGACGGGTGATGATGCCGTCCACATCGCCGACGACGATACCGGAAGCCAAGATATGCGTGTGCCACATTTTGTTGAGCTGTTCGATGCGCGCGACGGTGTTGACGATATCGCCCACTGCGCGGTACTCGAAGTGGTCGATGGCGCCCACGTTGCCGAGCACCATCTGGCCGGCATGCAAGCCGATGCGGGTGGGGAGTACCGGTAAAGCGAATCGTTTTTGGAACCGCTCAACGGCCGCGAGAATGTCGAGGGCCGCTTCGACTGCCTGCTGTTGGAGCTCCGACGTATCTTGCGGCGCCGTCCACAGGGCCATCATCGCATCACCGATCACATCGGAGATGATTCCACCCCGCAGCCGGACCGGGCGAAAAATGTCTTCATAATATGAATTTAGCAGCGTATGAAGTTCTCCCGGCGGCAGCCGTTCGGCCAAGTGGGTGTATTGTGATGCGTCGGTGGCCAAGCATACCCCGAAGGCGGGTTGCTGGTGTGTTCCCATGAACGAGAGATTATCGACCACACGATCAATGTGTTCGGGGGGTAAATAGTGATTCATCGCGGTCCGCAATTGCGATTGCGCACGGCGGGTGGCGCTGGAATGTAAGCTGACGGCCGTGAGTATCGTGATCGGTAGTTGAACAGCCAGAGGCACCATGATGGGAAGCCACTGGGATTGATGCTCGAACGCCCAAGCCGCGAGGGCGAAATAACCCAGACTGCCGGCGATGACCAGGATCATGGCCCAACCGTAAATCGGCAGGGCCGCGCCCATCCCGGCGAGGATGGCGAATACCGTGAGAATGGCCAGTTGCTTGCTGGCAGAGGGTACTTGAAGCGCGGTCGATTCGGCCAGGTTGGCATACGCGGTGGCGGCGAGTTCGACACCACTCAGATCCAATCCGTCGGGTCGGGTATAGACGGTGAAAAAACCGTCCTGTTGAATGGGTTGTCGGATTTCCGCGTGACCGAGGAAAACCACCGCGTCAGACAAGTCGGGTAGACGCTCGGCATTTAAAATCTCATCGGCGGAAAGGGTGCGTATGGTCCGGGGCGGTCCGTACAGCGAGAAGATATGGGACGCCGGTCCCGCGATGGCTTCAACCAACGCCGTAGCGCGCGCGCTGTGTGGTCCATCATCGGGTAGCGTTGCTCGAATCCGGGCTTGGATGGATTCGGTCAGCTCGGGCTGCTCGATAAGTGCGCGGCGGAGCCGCGTGATGCTTGCCGGATCCAGTGAGCCATTGGATGGCAATGCGAGCGTTGCCATTTGCGGGTCTCCGAGCGCCTTCCGGATGCTTTCGATGATGGCACCCTGCGTCTCTCGTTCAGCGGTGGCCAATGCCATTACCGGGAGGCTGGGCGCGTCTGCGGCCGTATGAAACGTCCAAAAGTGATCGACCCGCGCGCCGTACTTGGGAATCACGAACGGTGCAGTGGCCGCGGCCACGTTGGCCAAGGCCGGGAACGGCGGCACGATCCGCTCCACATCAATTTTTAGGGTTCCGGAGGGGTCGCGATTGAGTGACAGGTCGCGTTCGACCATCGCGAAGAGCACGACGTTCCCCGCAGCCCGGATGGCGTCGGTCAGCCTTTCGTCCCCACCAGGGTATTTGGCGTCAGGGAAATGAATATCTACCGCGATGGCTGCCACACCCGCGGCGGTCAGGCGTTCGATGATGCGAGCGATGATGGCGCGGTCCCAGCGAGATGGATCGCGCGGCAGCGATAGCGCATCGGCAGCCTCGCTGTCCAAACTGGCGATAATGACGTTGGCCGGCGGTTGCATCGGTCCTCTGACCGCGTAAAGCAGTGGGAGTCCGGCCCAGCGCTCCAAATGGTGTCCCCCAAAGAATAGAAGGGCTGTGACGCCGCAGAGTGTGCCCACTGTGGCACTGATCCCCGCAATGCGAATGGGTACAGCAAAGTGTTGAATATTCCTTTTCATACTGCTGCCACTCATGTCAGGGGTTAATTTTTACTTCACGGCATGATAATAAGGGTTTGTTGCATTAGTAACCAAGGATTGGGGGGGCTTATGTTGCAGCTGAATCAGATTCACGTGTTTGCAGCACTTAACGGAAAGAGTTTAATTGAATTGGAACACATGGGAGTTAAACGACGTTTCGTAAAGGGCGCTATTGTCCTAAATGAAGGTGATCGAAGTGATGCGTTCTATGCCATTCTGAGTGGGCGGGTCAAAGTTTTTCTAAACGACGCTGCGGGTCGGGAAGTGGTGCTCGATGTATTGTCTCCCGGAGATCATTTTGGGGAACTGGCTCTGATAGACGGTACGCGCCGATCCGCATCGGCCATGACCTTGGAAGAGAGCTGCGTGTATGTTATTCCAGGTGATGTGTTCAAGTTGGCGATGGCGCAGCTTCCTGATCTCAATGCAGAAATCATGAAACGTTTGACCGAGCGGGTTCGAGCGCTCAGCGGCAATGTGAAAAGCTTGGCGCTCGATGATGTCTACAGTCGTATTGTGCGGATACTCCATCAATTGGCCGAGCCGGACGGTGAATGCCTGTGCGTTCGTGAGCGACTGACCCAGCAAGAGCTGGCCAATCGGGTTGGTGCGTCCCGGGAAATGGTGGCGCGCATCATGAAGGATTTATCGCGCGGAGGATATATTTCCGTCAGCCACCGGAAAATTCATATTCATCGCCGTCTTCCTAAGCACTATTGATGCGTTCATCGGCAAACAGTGGTTGATGCGGTCGCTCGGATTGGGTGGGACGTGGCTCCCGCCTGAGCCCAGCTACCGCGTGTACCCGGGTTTGCAGCCGATTTTCATCCTGAGCCAGCGAGCTCCGATCCATCAAGACACTCCCACGAAGCGTTTGTACCAGGGTATCTGGGTTCAACCGAGCGCATCGCCTCGCTGCGGCGGCAAGGGTTCGACCGACTGAGCATACGCTTGGTCAGGATTCCGTTTTGTGAAAAATTACACGGACTGTTCAGGTAATAGCGCACAGTACGATCGGTCGTCGTTTGGTTTACTGAATCGGCGCTCTGGGTAATCGTCGCAACTCCAAAGCTCAGGGCGCAGGGGGGAACTCGTCGCCGTTCCCGGCGGAAGTGTTCTCATTCAACGATGGATCGAAATATTCCGGTGGTCAGACCGGAAGGAGTGAGTAATGAAACGGAAATTGGTCTCTGCCCTCTTCGCTGCTGCTTTGACTTCTGCCAGCTTCAGTTCCCACGCTGCTCTGGTCGAAATGGACGACGCCGCATTGTCCGACGTTCACGGCCAAGGTGTGATTTCTCTGGCTGTGGCTTTCGCTGAAGTGCAAAAACATGAGGCGATTTTGAACGTCGCCCGCGCGTTGGATTTGGGACGTGAGCTGCATGAAACCCGCGAAGCCCTTACCCGTGCAGCCGTTCTGGTGCCGCTGTATGTAGGCAAAGAAATCGTCGTGGGTGAGATTCTCGGCGAGGTCTTCAGCACCTACGAGAAAATCGCGACCCGCGTGAATTTGTTTGACGCTTTCCGTCTCGGAAACGACTAAGCGTAACTGCCGCTGCGCTTTGGGCGCGAGATCGACTCGCGCCCTTTTTTTTGAAGAAGGTCGCTCGTCCATTTGGCGTTGGCTGGCGATCTTCGATATCACCAGACTTGTGACGTCGTTTGGTTGGATTGACGCCCTCTTCTCCTTTCATGGGTGTGTTTCAGTTGATCCGCGGCGTTGCCGTGAGATGAAGAAACAAGTTGACGCCTTCGTGCTCACTTCCTACGTGAACCCGTTCCAGCGAGACGCCGCTGCCTCGGGCCAAGTTGAGCAGATCCGAGCGGCTTCGGTGCCGCAAAATCCAATCGAAGAAGGTCATGTAGTGCTGGGTTGGATTATTGTCGGAAAAGTTGCCGATAACCAGAACGCCGTCTTCAGCCAGTCGTGGCAACAAGCGTTTGATCATGCCCCGAAACAAGCGGTCACCAAAATAATCAAACAAGCCGGCCGACCAGATTAAGTCGAATTTATCCGGGAGCGTCAGGCGCAGGGCGTTTTGGTTCACAAAACGGATTCGGCCCAGATGCGGCGCACATAATGCGCTGGCATAGCGGATGGCATTGGCGTCTTGTTCGACGCATACAAATTCGACGTCTTCGGCGCCGGTGAGTTCGAAATACTCGAACATGTCTCGACCCGATCCGCTGGCCACATTGAGGATTCTGAGCGTTCGACCGTTCGCGGCTTGCCGGTATTCATCCAGAAGGGCGTGAAAGTAGGCTTTTCGATTGCGAACGGCTTTGGCCGCTGCTTGGTTCTGCCAGTAGACATCCCATTTGGTCAGTCGTGGATTCGTGGAGACTTGATGCTGATAGATCTTGTCAATGATCTCGAAGTCGCCCGCATAGCCATGCGGTTTGGAATACGCGAACCCTTGCAGCGTTTTCGGCGACAAGGCGTCGCCCAGGGTATCGCGAAGTTCCGCTAAGTCGTGATCGTTGATTAGTCTTTGCCTTTTCCACG is drawn from Pseudomonadota bacterium and contains these coding sequences:
- a CDS encoding acyl carrier protein; the encoded protein is MNRDEIQTRLLQILSTIAPEMEAESLDPAEDFREQLDIDSMDLLNFITAIHKQMGVNIPEADYPQLTSLNACIAYVAARL
- a CDS encoding TonB-dependent receptor — its product is MRPNHCTRSNDSRRCAGRVLHSACLIWLTIVSPISAAACELPVATALSIQGTVKIRAQNDTEWGVVHDGVDVCPNHTLHVGANSRLTLALQDHTILRLGPNTVISLGELENSAEFRMNVVKGLVHFISRVQHHFQVDTPYVNAAIDGTEFLIDSTQNQTRITVFEGRVRASNEAGSLLVQAGSSIVARGDAPPAVITDIRPWDAVHWMLYYPLPGDLADWPGEQPGMESSLQRAIDWAKVGQIDRALEILEHRPAEDWPNAAILYRAALFLAVGRAGAAESDLARLLDRSAPTPDEQRAHALALQAIIAVTQNRQQTALNWAEQAVAVDSTSLPGYLALSYARQAVFDLPGATQAAESALNHAPDHTVARARVAELALANGQVRRAVSLAEQAAADDPQSALATRTLGFAHLMNLDTDRAQRAFARATEQDPADPLARLGLGLARIRQGDLTDGRRQLEIAASLAPNNALVRSYLGKAYFEQGRVALAETQYALAKTLDPNDPTPWLYSAFLKGAENAPVQALEEAQGSIERNDRRGVYRSRLMLDEDLAVRSTSLGRVYQELGFDQLARQQAVRSLDADPTQAEAHRFLATAFADLPRHEVGRLSEQLQARLWRGFDAVPSGPQLNQEDLRLTRGLGPSSASPNEYARLFLQDGPYLYADLLGGQDGLFGDEIVAGIRSGRWAANLGHYHYETDGFRDNADREQDIIELFAQNRLNAQTDVQLEIRRLEKTEGDITQFYLPDQISPNLRQSSQVETLRLGVKHAFTPARQAIVSLATQNRDVEVYDRFFVDGVDLEVTLELEGKPVIGEAQHVWRSHWGSLITGAGIYRAAFDEAAKTVPLDVSGAPLIVRVLGPQELLIDESLSFDTDHNNLYVYWQDQLTEQWALTAGLSYDDVDEGRLRTRQANPKLGVTWLATPRTQLRAAAFRTLQRDLVAKGTIEPSHVAGFNQFFDDFTGTRAWRYGAGVDHQLGSGSFLGLQVSGRDMEVPVTDLNTGIAERYDRDEELLQAYGYFAATDRLAVKLSYLFERIEQDEDISNLGFNRLTTQLWPISLRYFHPRGLTTMLTATHARQSGNFLVFPDRRERGESQFWVLDAAIGWQLPARRGEFSVGVKNLLDERFQFQDSDPESQWFYPERFLFGRLTLNFR
- a CDS encoding adenylate/guanylate cyclase domain-containing protein; amino-acid sequence: MKRNIQHFAVPIRIAGISATVGTLCGVTALLFFGGHHLERWAGLPLLYAVRGPMQPPANVIIASLDSEAADALSLPRDPSRWDRAIIARIIERLTAAGVAAIAVDIHFPDAKYPGGDERLTDAIRAAGNVVLFAMVERDLSLNRDPSGTLKIDVERIVPPFPALANVAAATAPFVIPKYGARVDHFWTFHTAADAPSLPVMALATAERETQGAIIESIRKALGDPQMATLALPSNGSLDPASITRLRRALIEQPELTESIQARIRATLPDDGPHSARATALVEAIAGPASHIFSLYGPPRTIRTLSADEILNAERLPDLSDAVVFLGHAEIRQPIQQDGFFTVYTRPDGLDLSGVELAATAYANLAESTALQVPSASKQLAILTVFAILAGMGAALPIYGWAMILVIAGSLGYFALAAWAFEHQSQWLPIMVPLAVQLPITILTAVSLHSSATRRAQSQLRTAMNHYLPPEHIDRVVDNLSFMGTHQQPAFGVCLATDASQYTHLAERLPPGELHTLLNSYYEDIFRPVRLRGGIISDVIGDAMMALWTAPQDTSELQQQAVEAALDILAAVERFQKRFALPVLPTRIGLHAGQMVLGNVGAIDHFEYRAVGDIVNTVARIEQLNKMWHTHILASGIVVGDVDGIITRPLGRFRLRGKSDPVDLFEICMRVGEPGWEKRQQFCESFGHAVTDFLSGDSATAFERFSEIAQTHHADGPTLFYLQYLQGRTWLVEESEHGQEISLAG
- a CDS encoding Crp/Fnr family transcriptional regulator, whose amino-acid sequence is MLQLNQIHVFAALNGKSLIELEHMGVKRRFVKGAIVLNEGDRSDAFYAILSGRVKVFLNDAAGREVVLDVLSPGDHFGELALIDGTRRSASAMTLEESCVYVIPGDVFKLAMAQLPDLNAEIMKRLTERVRALSGNVKSLALDDVYSRIVRILHQLAEPDGECLCVRERLTQQELANRVGASREMVARIMKDLSRGGYISVSHRKIHIHRRLPKHY
- a CDS encoding methyltransferase domain-containing protein; the encoded protein is DSRFFMFSRYNRLLAEKRSYASPAQPDTKLLKAENTPMTLAEHSEHHSHPLPVRPPAITERIAELKSYLAILSKQGGPELADYSQLDGWMTELHTWKRQRLINDHDLAELRDTLGDALSPKTLQGFAYSKPHGYAGDFEIIDKIYQHQVSTNPRLTKWDVYWQNQAAAKAVRNRKAYFHALLDEYRQAANGRTLRILNVASGSGRDMFEYFELTGAEDVEFVCVEQDANAIRYASALCAPHLGRIRFVNQNALRLTLPDKFDLIWSAGLFDYFGDRLFRGMIKRLLPRLAEDGVLVIGNFSDNNPTQHYMTFFDWILRHRSRSDLLNLARGSGVSLERVHVGSEHEGVNLFLHLTATPRIN